A region of Pleionea litopenaei DNA encodes the following proteins:
- the rhlB gene encoding ATP-dependent RNA helicase RhlB, giving the protein MTKHLSEIPFRAIGLDPRLIKALDKHQFNFCTPIQALSLPLALKGQDVAGQAQTGTGKTIAFLLAVFDELLTLPADPSRLQNEPRAIIMAPTRELVVQIMADAEKLSEFTKLKVGAVYGGTGYDEQRTMLQQGVDILVGTTGRLIDYLKQGVYRLDAIDVVVLDEADRMFDLGFIADIRYLFRRMPPANDRLNMLFSATLSHRVQELAYEHMNTPQHVQVEPEQVTAKKVREELYYPSNSDKLSLLLGLLNRDQPDKSMIFVNTKRDAETIYSMLKANDWKVGLLTGDVPQKKRMSLLDKFKTDELPVLIATDVAARGLHIDNVSHVFNYDLPEDAEDYVHRIGRTARAGADGDAISFACEDSAFALPAIEEYIEHSIPKKEVTSELLAEVKAFQVRRNNNNKGRPRKRPQQQGR; this is encoded by the coding sequence ATGACTAAACATCTCTCCGAAATTCCATTTCGTGCTATTGGACTCGATCCTCGATTGATCAAAGCACTCGATAAGCATCAATTCAATTTTTGCACGCCCATACAAGCATTAAGCTTGCCTCTTGCCCTGAAGGGACAAGATGTAGCGGGGCAAGCGCAAACAGGAACCGGTAAAACCATTGCTTTTCTACTCGCTGTATTTGATGAATTGCTGACGTTACCCGCCGACCCGAGTCGACTACAAAACGAACCCAGAGCCATTATCATGGCGCCGACCAGAGAGCTGGTGGTCCAAATCATGGCTGACGCCGAAAAGCTATCTGAGTTCACTAAACTGAAAGTCGGCGCCGTGTATGGTGGCACTGGCTACGATGAACAACGTACCATGTTACAACAAGGCGTCGATATCCTTGTGGGCACTACTGGGCGACTGATCGATTATTTGAAACAGGGAGTGTATCGACTCGATGCCATCGACGTCGTTGTGCTCGATGAAGCCGATCGTATGTTTGATCTTGGATTTATCGCCGATATTCGTTACTTATTCAGACGCATGCCACCGGCAAACGATCGTCTAAATATGCTCTTTTCAGCAACGCTCTCTCATCGCGTACAAGAGCTGGCTTATGAACATATGAATACGCCACAACACGTTCAAGTTGAGCCAGAACAGGTGACCGCGAAAAAAGTAAGAGAAGAACTTTATTACCCCAGTAATTCCGATAAATTATCCTTGCTACTTGGGCTTTTAAATCGAGACCAGCCAGATAAAAGTATGATTTTCGTGAATACTAAGCGAGACGCAGAAACCATCTATTCCATGCTAAAAGCGAATGACTGGAAGGTCGGCCTGCTTACTGGTGATGTTCCTCAGAAGAAACGAATGTCTTTATTAGATAAATTCAAAACCGACGAATTGCCCGTTCTAATTGCAACGGACGTAGCCGCTCGAGGCCTTCATATTGATAATGTCAGCCATGTCTTTAATTACGATTTACCCGAAGATGCTGAAGACTATGTTCACCGCATCGGTCGAACTGCTCGCGCGGGTGCAGATGGCGATGCGATATCCTTTGCTTGTGAAGACAGTGCGTTTGCGCTGCCAGCGATTGAAGAATACATCGAACACAGTATCCCCAAAAAAGAAGTGACCAGTGAGCTACTCGCTGAGGTTAAAGCCTTTCAGGTACGCCGAAATAATAATAACAAAGGCAGACCACGTAAGCGCCCTCAGCAACAAGGAAGATAA
- a CDS encoding NAD(P)H-flavin reductase, with product MTVKEIFCQVESLDVLGKDVYRVKLVADELSQLTYQGGQYLTLQVDGGRWIPFSIGNAPEENSHVELHIRLLPGHELAEQIVEQLQQTKAAHVQIPMGQCVLRDSDRDVVCIVGGTGFSPIKAMLESAFAKQDRRNFHLYWGAQHSSDLYLDDLPKQWQSAFSNFNYVPVISGEQSDWLGETGFAHEPAINDLSDLPNKDFYISGSPAMVMAVYQALLDNGVSKTQIFADMLDIKREMGEDI from the coding sequence ATGACAGTTAAGGAAATTTTTTGTCAGGTAGAGTCACTGGATGTACTCGGAAAGGATGTTTATCGAGTGAAGTTGGTTGCCGATGAGTTGAGTCAATTGACCTACCAAGGCGGACAATATTTAACATTACAAGTTGATGGCGGACGCTGGATACCCTTTTCGATAGGAAATGCACCAGAAGAAAATAGCCACGTTGAACTACACATTCGTTTATTACCCGGCCATGAGTTGGCTGAGCAAATCGTTGAACAACTTCAGCAGACGAAAGCTGCCCACGTGCAAATTCCGATGGGACAATGTGTTCTGCGAGACAGTGACAGAGATGTCGTGTGTATTGTTGGTGGAACGGGTTTCTCGCCGATCAAAGCGATGCTTGAATCTGCTTTCGCTAAACAAGATCGAAGAAATTTTCACTTGTATTGGGGTGCCCAACACTCAAGTGATCTCTATTTAGACGACTTACCGAAACAATGGCAGAGCGCGTTCTCTAACTTCAACTATGTACCTGTTATTTCAGGTGAACAGTCTGACTGGTTAGGTGAAACTGGCTTTGCTCATGAGCCTGCAATCAATGATTTGTCTGACTTACCGAATAAAGATTTTTACATATCCGGCTCGCCAGCAATGGTGATGGCAGTGTATCAAGCGTTGCTCGACAATGGCGTTAGTAAAACACAAATTTTTGCCGATATGTTAGATATTAAACGTGAGATGGGCGAAGACATTTAA
- the ubiD gene encoding 4-hydroxy-3-polyprenylbenzoate decarboxylase: MQYRDLRDFIEQLEAMGELKRISHPIDPYLEMTEIADRTLRAGGPALLFENPKGSDIPVLANLFGTTRRVALGMGQKDIEALREIGELLAFLKQPDPPKGIKEAWSQLPIFKQVLNMAPKNVKNAACQEVVWRGDDVDLSRLPIQTCWPGDAGPLITWGLVITEGPNQSRQNLGIYRQQVIGKNKVIMRWLSHRGGALDFQEWQQAHPGEPFPIAVALGADPATILGAVTPVPDSMSEYAFAGLLRGKKTELTQAVLHQLKVPASAEMVLEGYIYPDETAPEGPFGDHTGYYNEVDEFPVFTVEAITMRKAPIYHSTYTGRPPDEPAILGVALNEVFVPILKKQFPEIVDFYLPPEGCSYRMAVVTMKKQYPGHAKRVMLGVWSFLRQFMYTKFVIVTDDDVNARDWQDVIWAITTRVDPSRDTTLIDHTPIDYLDFASPVSGLGSKMGIDATNKWPGETDREWGEVISQDPQVKKRVDEIWDELGILE, from the coding sequence ATGCAATATCGTGATTTGCGAGATTTTATTGAGCAATTAGAAGCCATGGGTGAGTTGAAGCGAATCTCTCACCCAATTGATCCTTACTTAGAAATGACTGAAATCGCTGATCGGACTTTGCGGGCGGGAGGTCCAGCGCTGTTATTTGAAAATCCGAAAGGCAGCGATATTCCGGTGTTAGCGAATCTGTTTGGAACAACTCGACGAGTCGCTTTGGGAATGGGTCAGAAAGACATCGAGGCTTTAAGAGAAATTGGTGAATTACTGGCCTTTTTGAAACAGCCTGATCCCCCCAAAGGAATTAAAGAAGCTTGGTCACAGTTACCAATCTTCAAGCAAGTGTTAAACATGGCTCCAAAAAACGTCAAAAACGCTGCTTGCCAAGAAGTGGTGTGGCGTGGAGACGATGTCGACCTGTCTCGTTTACCAATACAAACCTGTTGGCCTGGTGATGCAGGTCCTTTGATCACTTGGGGATTAGTGATCACCGAGGGGCCAAACCAGTCTCGACAAAATCTTGGGATCTATCGCCAGCAAGTGATTGGAAAAAATAAAGTCATCATGCGTTGGTTGTCTCATCGTGGTGGCGCACTTGATTTTCAAGAGTGGCAACAAGCCCATCCAGGTGAGCCCTTTCCTATAGCCGTTGCGCTCGGCGCTGATCCTGCGACGATTCTAGGGGCCGTTACTCCGGTTCCCGACTCAATGAGTGAATATGCTTTTGCGGGTCTACTTAGAGGTAAGAAAACCGAGTTGACGCAAGCAGTGCTTCATCAGTTGAAAGTTCCTGCATCTGCAGAAATGGTTCTTGAAGGATATATTTATCCCGATGAAACAGCACCTGAAGGGCCTTTTGGAGACCATACTGGTTATTATAATGAAGTCGACGAATTTCCGGTGTTCACCGTAGAAGCGATCACCATGCGTAAGGCTCCGATTTACCACAGTACTTATACTGGACGTCCGCCCGATGAGCCCGCAATTTTAGGGGTCGCTTTAAATGAGGTCTTCGTACCTATTTTAAAAAAGCAATTCCCAGAAATCGTCGACTTTTATCTACCACCTGAAGGCTGTTCATATCGAATGGCGGTGGTCACTATGAAAAAACAATACCCGGGTCATGCGAAGAGAGTCATGCTCGGCGTCTGGTCATTCTTACGTCAATTTATGTATACTAAGTTTGTAATTGTTACGGATGACGACGTGAATGCTCGAGATTGGCAAGATGTTATTTGGGCCATTACCACTCGAGTGGATCCGAGTAGAGATACAACCCTCATCGATCATACTCCCATCGATTACTTAGATTTTGCTTCGCCGGTTTCTGGCTTAGGATCAAAAATGGGTATTGATGCCACCAATAAGTGGCCAGGAGAGACGGATAGAGAATGGGGTGAAGTGATTTCTCAAGATCCTCAGGTAAAAAAACGCGTTGATGAAATTTGGGATGAATTAGGAATTTTAGAATGA
- the rho gene encoding transcription termination factor Rho has product MNLTELKQKSASELTELAASMGIDNMARNRKQDIIFSILKAHAKSGEDIFGDGVLEILPDGFGFLRSADSSYLAGPDDIYVSPSQIRRFSLRTGDTISGKIRPPKDGERYFALLKVNKINYDSPENARNKILFENLTPLHPDERIRMERGNGSSEDITARVIDLAAPIGKGQRALVVSPPKAGKTMMMQNIAQSITGNNPDCTLIVLLIDERPEEVTEMQRSVRGEVIASTFDEPASRHVQVAEMVIEKAKRLVEHKKDVVILLDSITRLARAYNTVIPSSGKVLTGGVDANALQRPKRFFGAARNIEEGGSLTIIATALIDTGSKMDEVIYEEFKGTGNMELHLDRKIAEKRVFPAININRSGTRKEDLLTTPDELQKMWILRKIVHPMQEIEAMEFLVDKLALTKTNDEFFESMKR; this is encoded by the coding sequence ATGAATCTAACGGAACTAAAACAGAAATCAGCTTCTGAACTAACTGAACTTGCAGCATCAATGGGCATTGATAATATGGCCCGTAACCGCAAGCAAGATATTATCTTCTCAATTTTGAAAGCTCACGCTAAGTCTGGCGAAGACATTTTTGGCGATGGTGTGCTTGAAATTCTTCCCGATGGCTTCGGCTTTTTGCGCAGTGCAGATTCCTCATATCTTGCCGGTCCGGATGATATTTACGTATCTCCAAGTCAAATTCGACGTTTCAGTTTAAGAACGGGTGATACTATTTCGGGAAAAATTCGTCCTCCGAAAGATGGAGAACGATATTTCGCGCTATTGAAAGTCAACAAAATAAATTACGATAGCCCTGAAAATGCCCGCAACAAAATCCTCTTCGAAAACTTAACGCCTTTACATCCAGATGAGCGCATCCGAATGGAACGTGGTAATGGCAGTAGTGAAGATATTACGGCGCGAGTGATCGACTTGGCGGCACCCATTGGTAAAGGTCAGCGAGCATTGGTTGTATCGCCTCCGAAAGCTGGTAAGACGATGATGATGCAAAACATTGCTCAGTCGATTACCGGGAACAATCCAGATTGTACGCTAATTGTTTTGCTCATTGATGAGCGGCCTGAAGAGGTTACCGAGATGCAACGTTCGGTGCGCGGCGAAGTGATAGCATCGACCTTTGACGAGCCAGCGAGTCGTCATGTTCAAGTCGCCGAGATGGTCATTGAGAAAGCGAAACGTCTAGTAGAGCACAAGAAGGATGTCGTCATTCTGCTTGACTCGATTACTCGCCTCGCGCGTGCTTACAATACCGTTATTCCATCGTCGGGTAAGGTGTTAACCGGTGGTGTTGATGCTAATGCTTTGCAACGACCTAAGCGATTCTTCGGTGCGGCAAGAAATATCGAAGAAGGTGGAAGCTTAACAATTATTGCCACGGCACTGATTGATACTGGCTCTAAAATGGATGAGGTTATCTATGAAGAGTTTAAAGGTACCGGTAATATGGAGCTGCATTTAGACCGTAAAATCGCTGAAAAACGTGTGTTCCCGGCTATTAATATCAACCGCAGCGGCACTCGAAAAGAAGACTTACTGACCACTCCTGATGAGCTGCAAAAAATGTGGATTTTGAGAAAAATCGTTCATCCAATGCAAGAAATTGAAGCCATGGAGTTCTTGGTCGATAAATTGGCGTTGACCAAGACCAATGACGAGTTCTTTGAGTCAATGAAACGTTAG
- the ppx gene encoding exopolyphosphatase, which produces MSNAASTPVIVAVDLGSNSFHLTLAQLQHNNLQIIGRLKEKVRLAAGLDEQHYLTEEAQQRALACLQQFNERLADTPAINVRAVGTYTLRKAKNAQQFLLKAQQVLGYPIEVISGREEARLIFEGVAHFQLTNKKQLIIDIGGGSTEFAIGQAFEPVLLDSLQMGCVSFTQKYFPDNQLSKRNFKRAIIAARLELISIQDLYLREGWEATIGTSGTIESILDICRVNNFNQSEVTLDCLQNLKQQLIDMKDFEHIDLQGLPENRREILPAGLAILIAIFRTLKIDKMATSPAALREGLLYELVGLEKTADIKERAIKGLIARYHIDMDQARRVNQTAQQLWQQVAKYWELDDDYFKQMLSWSARCHEVGLSINFSKQQKHGEYIIKNTDLSGFSIPQQRLLALLVRSFRRKFPMHRYEAIDDEALRIKMIRLARLLRLAVIFNHRRRDLQWPKATISIDKDHVQIQFPEGYLDEHGLLEADLEQEQAYLALVNLPFDYS; this is translated from the coding sequence ATGTCTAATGCTGCAAGCACGCCCGTGATTGTTGCCGTCGATTTAGGATCGAACAGCTTTCATTTAACCTTGGCGCAATTGCAGCACAACAACTTACAGATCATCGGGCGGCTGAAAGAAAAAGTGCGTTTAGCGGCCGGACTTGATGAACAACATTATCTTACTGAAGAAGCTCAACAAAGAGCGCTCGCTTGCTTGCAACAATTTAATGAACGCTTAGCCGATACGCCCGCTATTAACGTACGTGCAGTCGGCACCTACACTCTGCGTAAAGCAAAAAATGCACAACAATTCTTACTTAAAGCACAACAAGTTTTAGGTTATCCCATTGAAGTTATTTCTGGGCGTGAAGAAGCACGATTAATTTTTGAAGGTGTCGCCCACTTTCAACTCACCAATAAAAAACAGTTAATTATTGATATCGGCGGTGGCAGTACAGAGTTTGCTATCGGTCAAGCATTCGAACCTGTATTACTCGATAGTTTACAAATGGGATGTGTCTCTTTTACTCAAAAGTATTTCCCCGACAATCAATTGTCGAAACGAAATTTCAAGCGCGCAATCATCGCTGCTCGGTTAGAACTAATTTCAATTCAAGACTTGTATCTAAGAGAAGGTTGGGAAGCAACCATTGGTACATCGGGAACAATAGAATCCATCTTAGATATTTGCCGAGTGAATAATTTCAATCAATCAGAAGTGACTCTTGATTGTCTGCAAAACTTAAAGCAGCAATTGATCGATATGAAAGATTTTGAACATATCGACTTGCAGGGCCTTCCTGAAAATCGACGAGAAATACTGCCAGCAGGATTAGCGATTCTTATCGCTATTTTTCGTACATTAAAAATCGATAAGATGGCCACGTCACCGGCCGCGCTGCGTGAAGGTTTGCTGTATGAGCTAGTCGGCTTAGAAAAAACGGCCGATATTAAAGAGCGGGCGATTAAAGGTTTAATCGCTCGTTATCATATCGATATGGATCAAGCGCGACGAGTGAACCAAACCGCACAGCAACTTTGGCAACAGGTTGCGAAATATTGGGAACTTGACGACGATTACTTTAAACAGATGCTTAGTTGGTCAGCTCGCTGTCATGAAGTCGGATTAAGCATTAACTTTAGTAAACAACAAAAACACGGCGAGTACATTATTAAAAACACAGATTTGAGTGGCTTTAGCATTCCTCAACAAAGACTCTTGGCGCTGCTGGTTCGCTCATTTCGTCGCAAATTTCCGATGCACCGATACGAAGCCATTGACGATGAGGCTTTACGAATTAAAATGATTCGTCTCGCAAGACTGTTGAGGTTAGCGGTAATTTTTAATCATCGTCGCCGTGACCTACAGTGGCCCAAAGCAACCATTAGCATTGATAAAGACCATGTACAGATTCAATTTCCAGAGGGGTATTTGGATGAACATGGATTATTAGAAGCGGATCTCGAACAAGAGCAAGCTTACCTTGCTTTGGTAAACTTGCCTTTCGACTATTCTTAA
- the trxA gene encoding thioredoxin TrxA, producing the protein MSEQIVHLSDDSFETEVLQSDVPVLVDYWAEWCGPCRMIAPILDEIASEYQGKVKVAKLNIDENRATPPKYGIRGIPTLMLFKNGAAEATQVGAVNKSQLVAFLDSNI; encoded by the coding sequence ATGAGCGAACAAATTGTCCACCTAAGCGACGATAGTTTTGAAACCGAAGTCTTACAATCAGATGTACCAGTATTGGTGGATTATTGGGCAGAATGGTGCGGTCCTTGCCGGATGATTGCCCCTATCCTTGATGAAATCGCTAGCGAGTATCAAGGCAAGGTTAAAGTTGCTAAGCTGAACATCGATGAAAATCGAGCAACGCCTCCAAAATATGGAATTCGCGGTATTCCAACGCTAATGTTGTTTAAAAATGGTGCTGCCGAAGCAACTCAAGTTGGCGCAGTCAATAAATCACAATTGGTAGCCTTCTTAGATTCGAACATTTAA
- the ppk1 gene encoding polyphosphate kinase 1: protein MMASDTSTSLDQSDNTEEIKALASYLEDIHPPTKKSLIDLKNPELYINRELSFLQFNWRVLQQALDEDLPLLERIRFIFIFSNNLDEFFEVRVASLVHWANHHPERLGPDGLTPLQALAEISKTCHEMVTEQYRIFNDVLLPQLATVNIHFLRRSLWTDKQAQWIKDYFINEVAPVISPIGLDLAHPFPRLVNKSLHFIVALEGKDAFGRESDFAVVHMPRSLPRIIQLPKHLCRKGDNFVFLSAIIHANAEELFPGMKVKGCYQFRLTRDSDLFVDEDDVEDLANALKLELQSRDFGTSVRLELADNCPDKIAQFLLQKCNLTEQELYRVNGPVNLNRLLSLSDMVERPELKFKSFTPSVPKLLRAKSSSIFSVLKQHDILLHHPYQSFESVVNFIRSAAADPDVLAIKQTLYRSGSSSPVVEALIDAARSGKEVTAVVELRARFDEQANIEFANKLQDAGALVVYGVVGYKTHAKLCVVTRREKKKLRHYTHLGTGNYHAGTAKLYTDVGLLTANKKLCDDAQRVFLQLTGMGKAYDMKLMLQAPFTLHSGLINLIDQEILHKRAGKEGVIKLRMNSLTEATLIEKLYEASQAGVEIDLIIRGICCLRPGLKNISDNIRVRSIVGRFLEHSRVFYFANNGEPQVFASSADLMDRNLYHRVETCFPVTDEKLAKRLVSETIDIYLQDNSQSWELHSDGRYIKNVAVDGETPIRAQKYLLDHICPSSD, encoded by the coding sequence ATGATGGCGAGTGATACTTCTACTTCTTTGGATCAAAGCGACAACACTGAAGAAATTAAAGCACTCGCCAGTTATCTTGAAGATATTCACCCGCCCACTAAAAAGTCCTTAATAGATTTAAAAAATCCCGAGCTTTACATCAATCGAGAGTTGTCCTTTTTGCAATTTAATTGGCGAGTACTGCAGCAAGCTTTAGATGAAGACTTGCCTTTGCTCGAGCGTATCCGTTTTATATTTATTTTTAGTAATAACCTCGATGAGTTTTTTGAAGTTCGCGTTGCTTCATTAGTGCACTGGGCGAATCATCATCCTGAACGACTAGGGCCAGACGGCTTAACGCCACTTCAAGCGCTGGCTGAAATTAGTAAAACCTGCCACGAAATGGTGACCGAACAATATCGTATTTTTAACGATGTACTGCTACCTCAATTGGCGACGGTAAATATTCACTTTTTACGTCGAAGCCTTTGGACCGACAAACAAGCTCAATGGATCAAAGATTATTTTATTAATGAAGTAGCACCGGTTATCAGTCCGATTGGTTTAGATCTAGCCCATCCTTTTCCTCGGCTAGTGAATAAAAGTCTACATTTTATCGTAGCCTTAGAAGGCAAAGATGCCTTTGGTCGAGAAAGTGATTTTGCGGTTGTTCATATGCCTCGATCACTGCCTAGAATCATTCAATTGCCCAAACACTTATGTCGCAAAGGCGACAATTTTGTTTTTCTCTCGGCGATCATTCATGCCAATGCGGAAGAGCTTTTTCCGGGTATGAAAGTAAAAGGCTGTTACCAATTTCGCTTGACGCGTGACTCTGATTTGTTTGTTGACGAAGATGATGTAGAAGATTTAGCCAATGCATTAAAATTAGAATTGCAAAGTCGCGACTTTGGTACCTCAGTCCGACTGGAATTGGCTGACAATTGCCCTGATAAAATTGCTCAGTTTTTATTGCAAAAATGTAATCTGACTGAACAAGAATTATATCGCGTTAATGGCCCAGTGAATTTAAATCGTTTACTTAGCCTCAGTGATATGGTCGAACGTCCTGAGTTAAAGTTTAAATCTTTTACTCCGTCTGTTCCGAAATTATTACGGGCTAAATCCAGTAGTATTTTTTCAGTATTAAAACAACACGATATTTTGTTGCACCATCCCTATCAAAGCTTTGAGTCGGTGGTTAATTTCATACGGTCCGCTGCCGCAGATCCTGATGTACTTGCAATTAAGCAAACCTTGTATCGAAGTGGTTCAAGCTCTCCCGTTGTTGAGGCATTAATTGATGCCGCGCGATCGGGTAAAGAAGTCACCGCTGTGGTTGAATTACGCGCTCGATTTGATGAGCAAGCAAATATTGAGTTTGCCAATAAATTGCAAGATGCAGGCGCTTTGGTTGTTTATGGCGTCGTAGGATACAAAACGCATGCAAAACTTTGTGTGGTGACACGGCGAGAAAAAAAGAAACTGCGCCATTACACACATTTAGGTACCGGAAATTACCACGCAGGAACAGCGAAGTTATACACCGATGTTGGGTTATTAACGGCCAACAAAAAGCTGTGTGACGATGCTCAGCGAGTATTTCTACAGTTAACAGGCATGGGTAAAGCCTATGATATGAAGTTGATGTTGCAAGCACCCTTCACGCTTCATTCTGGTTTAATCAACTTAATAGACCAAGAAATTCTGCACAAGCGTGCAGGGAAAGAAGGTGTTATTAAATTAAGAATGAACTCACTCACGGAAGCAACCTTAATTGAAAAATTGTATGAGGCGTCACAAGCAGGAGTAGAGATTGATCTTATTATTCGTGGAATTTGTTGCCTTAGACCAGGCCTCAAGAATATTTCAGACAATATTCGAGTTCGTTCTATTGTAGGGCGTTTTCTAGAACACTCTCGCGTCTTCTACTTTGCTAATAATGGTGAGCCGCAAGTCTTTGCGTCCAGTGCCGACTTAATGGACCGAAACCTCTATCATCGAGTAGAAACTTGTTTTCCTGTTACCGATGAGAAACTGGCAAAACGGCTGGTATCAGAAACCATCGATATTTATTTGCAAGATAACAGTCAAAGTTGGGAGTTGCATAGCGATGGTCGATACATCAAAAACGTTGCTGTTGATGGAGAAACACCGATTCGAGCTCAGAAGTATTTGCTCGACCATATTTGTCCAAGTTCAGATTAG
- a CDS encoding S41 family peptidase has product MFLKKALLVSLSTFILAGCSNSDNSNNLNGSGEYPACSLPDQNLVWFDYLKDWYLFYSDLPDQINPEGYVSIEEMLNAVRSPDDRFSYVLTRAEYDEFFNSGSYFGYGFSSNTTQVADAYVIRYVFSGSGADQAGLKRGDRLIEINGYTATEIKAQNLSGETVYGPDQDGYTIDITYINSNDQTISTQMTKGQVSTNTVFDVETFNTSAGTVGYLSFQHGFIEPSAAELNQAFATLSAVNPSQLILDLRYNGGGRISIAEQLGSLIGGDTTSGSIFGTLEFNDKHSDQNSTYYFDNLVNKLDISRLIVLTTENTCSASEMIINGIDPFIEVVTVGDTTCGKPIGMSPQEYCEMVMSAINFKVTNANGFGDYFNGINAQCNVTDQIVADWGSLQDPVFAEGLYFAENDACSNVNNYVVQKRSPSSQQKSMKELLFDNRY; this is encoded by the coding sequence ATGTTTTTAAAAAAAGCGCTTTTAGTATCGCTGTCCACCTTTATCCTTGCCGGATGTAGTAACAGTGATAATTCAAACAACTTAAATGGTTCTGGTGAATATCCGGCGTGTTCTTTACCCGATCAGAATTTAGTGTGGTTTGATTACTTGAAAGATTGGTATTTGTTTTACTCTGATTTGCCGGATCAAATTAATCCTGAAGGTTATGTCTCTATCGAAGAAATGCTCAATGCAGTTCGCTCCCCTGATGACAGATTTTCCTATGTACTCACGAGAGCTGAGTATGATGAGTTTTTTAACAGTGGTAGCTATTTTGGGTATGGGTTTAGTTCAAACACTACTCAGGTCGCTGATGCTTATGTCATAAGGTATGTCTTCTCAGGTTCGGGAGCTGACCAAGCTGGATTGAAACGCGGAGACCGCCTGATAGAAATAAACGGGTATACGGCCACTGAAATTAAGGCGCAAAATTTGAGTGGCGAAACGGTCTATGGGCCAGACCAAGACGGATATACAATCGATATCACCTACATCAACAGTAACGATCAAACGATTTCTACCCAAATGACGAAAGGTCAAGTCAGTACAAACACAGTGTTCGATGTCGAAACGTTTAATACCAGTGCTGGAACGGTCGGCTACTTGTCATTTCAGCATGGTTTTATTGAGCCTTCTGCGGCCGAGTTAAACCAAGCCTTTGCAACCTTGAGTGCAGTTAACCCTTCGCAATTAATATTGGACTTACGCTATAACGGCGGTGGTCGAATTTCAATTGCTGAGCAACTCGGTTCGCTGATTGGCGGAGATACTACGTCAGGGTCTATTTTTGGAACCTTGGAGTTCAATGATAAACACTCGGATCAAAACAGTACCTATTATTTCGACAATCTAGTCAACAAACTGGATATCAGTAGGCTGATAGTTTTAACGACCGAAAACACATGTTCGGCGAGTGAAATGATCATCAACGGTATTGATCCTTTCATTGAAGTCGTGACTGTCGGCGATACGACTTGCGGTAAGCCAATAGGCATGTCGCCGCAGGAATACTGTGAGATGGTTATGTCAGCTATTAACTTCAAAGTGACGAATGCCAATGGATTTGGCGATTACTTTAACGGGATTAATGCACAGTGTAATGTGACGGATCAAATTGTTGCTGACTGGGGCAGTTTACAAGATCCAGTGTTTGCTGAAGGACTCTACTTTGCTGAAAACGATGCGTGTTCGAATGTGAATAATTATGTGGTTCAAAAGCGCAGTCCATCGAGTCAACAGAAGTCGATGAAAGAGTTGTTATTTGATAACCGATACTAG